The following coding sequences are from one bacterium window:
- a CDS encoding secondary thiamine-phosphate synthase enzyme YjbQ, whose amino-acid sequence MKSYTEYIWFCTEKKVEFINITEKVEETVRKSGIKEGLCVVNAMHITASVFINDDERGLHSDFLDFLEKLAPHQPVSKYRHNLTGETNADAHLKRTIMGREVVIAITDGKLDLGPWEQIFYGEFDGQRKKRVLIKIIGE is encoded by the coding sequence ATGAAAAGTTATACTGAATACATCTGGTTCTGCACAGAAAAGAAAGTTGAGTTTATAAATATAACAGAAAAAGTTGAAGAAACAGTCAGAAAAAGCGGAATTAAAGAAGGATTATGTGTTGTAAATGCAATGCATATAACCGCAAGTGTTTTTATAAATGATGATGAAAGGGGGTTGCATTCTGACTTTCTTGACTTTCTTGAAAAACTTGCACCACACCAGCCAGTTTCAAAATACAGACATAATCTGACAGGTGAAACAAATGCAGACGCTCATTTAAAAAGAACAATAATGGGAAGAGAAGTTGTTATTGCAATTACAGATGGAAAACTTGATTTAGGTCCATGGGAACAGATTTTTTATGGTGAATTTGATGGACAGAGAAAAAAAAGAGTTTTAATAAAAATAATAGGGGAATAA
- the rpiB gene encoding ribose 5-phosphate isomerase B → MKIGIASDHAGFELKNYLIENLKKEGCEVVDYGPEVKKVVDYPDYAEKVAKSILNKEIEYGILICGTGIGMDIVANKFKGIRAARCCSIYDAILARQHNNANILTLGGRLIGKELAFEIAKTFISTPFTKGRHLKRVNKIKRIENENFC, encoded by the coding sequence ATGAAAATTGGAATTGCTTCAGACCATGCAGGTTTTGAATTGAAAAATTATTTAATTGAGAATTTGAAAAAAGAAGGTTGTGAAGTTGTTGATTATGGACCTGAAGTAAAAAAAGTTGTTGATTATCCTGATTATGCTGAAAAGGTTGCAAAATCTATCCTGAATAAAGAAATTGAATATGGAATTTTGATATGTGGAACAGGAATAGGTATGGATATAGTTGCTAATAAATTTAAAGGTATAAGGGCAGCAAGATGTTGTTCAATATATGATGCAATTTTAGCAAGGCAGCACAATAATGCAAATATATTAACTCTTGGAGGAAGATTGATAGGGAAAGAACTTGCATTTGAAATTGCAAAAACATTCATATCAACTCCATTTACAAAAGGAAGACACCTGAAAAGAGTGAATAAAATTAAAAGAATTGAAAATGAAAATTTTTGTTGA
- a CDS encoding aminotransferase class IV: MKSEILLFNGKRIENEDLNFNDLRRGFLYGDGIFETLISINKKIFRFDQHWERMKKGAFICNLRMPDKKRIKKILSDNLEDGFYYIRLNLWRKRPDIFSPLKKKDSNFLIIIKKFRPYPERFYKEGIKCTISKEIRRNEKSVLSKIKSINFLENVILKIEAEKEKCDDIVVLDNVGYISEGSIANIFFVKNDIIYTPSLECGCLEGITRKIVFEICKKEKIKIKEGFFKPDFLKNCDEVFFTNTLMGIMPVREIKGYFKSKKFKYSEYFGKLYWKILKCAFVLSYFFLFLLPVFIFSTNFIFCWKKFVYNFKIS, from the coding sequence ATGAAATCAGAGATTTTGTTATTTAATGGGAAAAGAATAGAGAATGAAGATTTAAATTTTAATGACTTAAGAAGGGGATTTTTATATGGAGATGGGATTTTTGAGACATTAATTTCTATAAATAAAAAAATTTTCAGATTTGACCAGCACTGGGAGAGAATGAAAAAAGGAGCATTTATATGTAATTTGAGAATGCCTGATAAAAAAAGGATAAAAAAAATATTATCAGATAATCTGGAAGATGGTTTTTACTATATAAGATTGAACCTGTGGCGTAAAAGACCAGATATATTTTCTCCTCTGAAAAAAAAGGATTCTAATTTTTTAATAATTATAAAAAAATTTAGACCATATCCGGAGAGATTTTATAAAGAGGGAATAAAATGTACTATAAGCAAAGAAATAAGAAGAAATGAAAAATCTGTATTATCAAAAATAAAATCAATAAATTTTCTTGAAAATGTGATATTAAAAATAGAGGCAGAGAAAGAAAAATGTGATGATATAGTAGTTCTTGATAACGTTGGATATATTTCTGAAGGAAGTATCGCAAATATTTTTTTTGTTAAAAATGATATTATTTACACTCCTTCACTTGAATGCGGATGTCTTGAAGGGATAACAAGAAAAATTGTTTTTGAAATATGTAAAAAGGAAAAAATTAAAATAAAGGAAGGATTTTTTAAACCAGATTTTTTAAAAAATTGTGATGAAGTTTTTTTTACAAATACTTTAATGGGAATTATGCCTGTCAGAGAAATTAAAGGATATTTTAAATCAAAAAAATTTAAATATTCAGAATATTTTGGGAAATTATACTGGAAGATTTTAAAATGTGCCTTTGTCTTATCATATTTTTTCCTTTTTTTACTACCTGTTTTTATTTTCTCTACCAATTTTATCTTTTGCTGGAAAAAGTTCGTATATAACTTCAAAATTTCGTAA
- the pabB gene encoding aminodeoxychorismate synthase component I yields the protein MKIFVENFPYINPEKFYLFICEYPFSFFMEVNWNKIEKYTICGFSPFLIFRSKKRNIEIKRYNQIKRLKNDPISELQKIFDSYKLSSEYFFLPGGFGFLSYDLGWQIEDLPDISEDDLNLPDIFICFYEMILVFDNYRKKAILISSNLEKDRHFNKKFVQIKKFLKKNIEKAKNLRNENPEFKIEKLSQNMSFSRYISSIEKIKNYIKEGDVYQINFSHRFEVKGEFRPYPLFLKLKKINPAPYSAYFNFDDFILISNSPELFLKKQGREIVTKPMKGTRRRLNDKKLDEKIKNDLLESKKDRAELIMIVDLERNDFGKICEYGSVKVKKLINLEKYKTVYQTTSTIEGKLRKDVNLEKIIKAIFPGGSITGAPKKRAMEIIEELEPTKRSFYTGSSGYFGFNENLQLNILIRTLLLKNNKIYYPCGGGIVWDSIPEKEYEETIVKARNLFLTIGIKEDEIRDFVI from the coding sequence ATGAAAATTTTTGTTGAAAACTTTCCTTACATAAATCCAGAAAAATTCTATCTTTTTATCTGTGAATATCCTTTCAGTTTTTTTATGGAAGTTAACTGGAATAAAATTGAAAAATATACAATCTGTGGTTTTTCTCCCTTTTTAATTTTTAGAAGCAAAAAAAGAAATATTGAAATAAAAAGATATAATCAGATAAAAAGGTTGAAAAATGACCCAATTTCTGAACTTCAGAAGATTTTTGATTCTTATAAATTAAGTTCAGAGTATTTTTTTCTACCGGGTGGTTTTGGATTTTTATCTTATGACCTTGGATGGCAGATAGAAGATTTGCCTGATATATCAGAAGATGATTTAAATTTGCCTGATATTTTTATATGTTTTTATGAGATGATTTTGGTTTTTGACAATTACAGAAAAAAGGCAATTTTAATTTCATCAAATTTGGAAAAAGACAGGCATTTCAATAAGAAATTTGTACAGATAAAGAAATTCTTGAAAAAAAATATTGAAAAAGCAAAAAATTTAAGAAATGAAAATCCGGAGTTCAAAATAGAAAAATTGAGTCAAAATATGAGTTTTTCAAGATATATTTCCTCAATTGAAAAAATAAAAAATTATATTAAGGAAGGAGATGTTTACCAGATAAATTTTTCACATAGATTTGAAGTAAAAGGAGAATTTAGACCATATCCTTTATTTTTAAAACTAAAAAAGATAAATCCTGCTCCTTATTCTGCTTATTTTAATTTTGATGATTTTATTTTGATTTCAAATTCCCCTGAATTATTTTTAAAAAAACAGGGAAGAGAAATTGTAACAAAACCGATGAAAGGAACAAGAAGAAGATTGAATGATAAAAAATTAGATGAAAAAATTAAGAATGATTTACTTGAAAGTAAAAAGGATAGAGCAGAACTTATTATGATAGTAGACCTTGAAAGAAATGATTTTGGAAAAATCTGTGAATATGGAAGTGTTAAAGTAAAAAAACTTATAAATCTTGAAAAATATAAAACAGTTTATCAAACAACTTCAACAATAGAAGGTAAATTAAGAAAAGATGTAAATCTTGAAAAAATTATAAAAGCGATTTTTCCTGGGGGTTCTATTACAGGTGCTCCCAAAAAAAGAGCAATGGAAATTATAGAAGAACTTGAACCAACAAAAAGAAGTTTTTATACAGGGTCTTCCGGATACTTTGGTTTTAATGAAAATTTACAACTAAATATTCTTATAAGGACTTTACTTTTGAAAAATAATAAAATTTATTATCCCTGCGGAGGAGGAATTGTCTGGGATAGTATACCTGAAAAAGAATATGAGGAAACAATAGTAAAGGCAAGAAATTTATTTTTAACAATAGGGATAAAGGAAGATGAAATCAGAGATTTTGTTATTTAA
- a CDS encoding formate/nitrite transporter family protein — translation MENLFLEPKEISEKLVKIGIKKAEGNIFELFFFGIFAGIYIGFGAQCALTIMSGGTLDPRFTKFLAGSVFSVGLMLVLIPGAELFTGNLLMTIGLFERKYNFLKLLRNWLIVYLGNFLGSIFLAYIFENRSLW, via the coding sequence ATGGAAAATCTATTTTTAGAACCAAAAGAAATATCTGAAAAACTTGTAAAAATAGGGATTAAAAAAGCAGAAGGAAACATCTTTGAACTTTTCTTTTTTGGAATCTTTGCAGGTATATATATTGGTTTTGGTGCTCAATGTGCATTAACAATTATGAGTGGTGGAACTCTTGACCCTAGATTTACTAAATTTCTTGCAGGAAGTGTTTTCAGTGTTGGACTTATGCTTGTTTTAATCCCGGGTGCCGAACTTTTTACTGGAAATCTTTTAATGACAATAGGACTTTTTGAAAGAAAATATAATTTTTTAAAACTTTTAAGAAACTGGTTGATTGTTTATCTGGGGAATTTTTTAGGGTCTATATTCTTAGCATATATTTTTGAAAACAGGTCTTTGTGGTAA
- a CDS encoding formate/nitrite transporter family protein has protein sequence MKTGLCGNSSTGLTSIGELAVKVAETKINLSFTEAFSRGILCNMLVCLAVIMCISSITVTGKIFGIYFPIMTFVACGYEHSIANMYFLPVGLMVKGSFIREFYSIWKNLIPVTLGNIVGGLIIVVFHPKMLKKIFSKKHEF, from the coding sequence TTGAAAACAGGTCTTTGTGGTAATTCTTCAACAGGTTTAACATCTATTGGAGAACTTGCTGTAAAAGTAGCAGAAACAAAAATAAATTTGAGTTTTACAGAAGCATTTTCAAGAGGAATTCTCTGTAATATGCTGGTATGCCTTGCAGTTATAATGTGTATTTCCTCTATTACAGTTACAGGGAAAATCTTCGGTATTTATTTCCCCATTATGACATTTGTTGCCTGCGGTTATGAACACTCAATTGCAAATATGTATTTCCTTCCAGTTGGTCTTATGGTAAAAGGTAGTTTTATTCGTGAATTTTATTCAATATGGAAAAATCTAATACCTGTGACTCTTGGAAATATAGTAGGAGGTCTTATAATAGTTGTCTTCCATCCAAAAATGCTTAAAAAAATTTTTTCAAAAAAACATGAATTTTGA
- a CDS encoding glycoside hydrolase family 2 TIM barrel-domain containing protein, which translates to MIPREEHPRPDFKRKEWINLNGSWDFEIDLSNTGIEKKYYLPEKKFKEKIIVPFPPESKLSGIENKDFMVSVWYKRKIAIPENWRNKRIFLNFGAVDFLTNVWINGEKIGTHIGGYTPFRFEITEFLKSENILVVNAYDDNRNFLQPCGKQSQKYNSYGCHYTRVTGIWQTVYLEGTGKNYIKNFRIYPDYDTGRVLFLVEIEGMGNLKVEVYAENEKSVEKEAYGSKFIFLETDIKDFIPWSFENPFLYDVRFSLYSDGKKEDEVCSYFGFRKIEIRDKKIFLNKKPIFMRMVLDQGYYPDGIYTAPDENSIINDIKIAKDMGFNGARLHQKIFEPIFLYWADKLGYLIWGEYPNWGIKNGINHECFGIFVKEWIEKIERDFNHPSIIGWCPLNETSPSQDNELVRTLYRITKNIDKTRPVIDTSGYVHVETDIYDCHNYKQNPEEFKKDFEPFKKNDTIWQNFPQFDAPYKGQPYWVSEYGGIWWDVEGKKNGWGYGERPKTENDFIERYRKLTEILLNHPKICGFCYTQLYDVEQEVNGLYTYSRKPKFNPEIIRKINTQKAEIEK; encoded by the coding sequence ATGATACCGAGAGAAGAACATCCAAGACCGGATTTTAAAAGAAAAGAATGGATAAATTTAAATGGAAGTTGGGATTTTGAAATAGACCTATCAAATACAGGTATTGAGAAAAAATATTATCTACCTGAAAAAAAATTTAAAGAAAAAATAATTGTTCCTTTTCCTCCTGAAAGTAAACTTTCAGGAATTGAAAACAAGGACTTTATGGTATCTGTATGGTATAAAAGAAAAATTGCAATCCCTGAAAACTGGAGAAATAAAAGGATATTTTTAAATTTTGGTGCGGTTGATTTTCTTACAAATGTTTGGATAAATGGAGAAAAAATTGGAACCCATATAGGTGGGTATACTCCTTTTAGATTTGAAATAACAGAATTTTTAAAAAGTGAAAATATTCTTGTTGTCAATGCCTATGATGACAACAGAAATTTTTTACAACCCTGTGGAAAACAGTCCCAAAAGTATAACTCCTATGGATGTCATTACACAAGAGTAACTGGAATATGGCAGACAGTTTATCTTGAAGGTACAGGTAAGAACTATATTAAAAATTTTAGAATTTATCCTGATTATGATACAGGAAGAGTTTTATTTTTAGTTGAAATTGAAGGAATGGGTAATTTGAAGGTTGAAGTATATGCTGAAAATGAAAAATCTGTGGAAAAAGAGGCGTATGGAAGCAAATTCATTTTTTTAGAGACAGATATTAAAGATTTTATACCATGGAGTTTTGAAAATCCTTTTCTTTATGATGTCAGATTCTCTCTTTATTCAGATGGTAAAAAAGAGGATGAGGTATGTTCATATTTTGGTTTCAGAAAGATTGAGATAAGAGATAAAAAAATTTTTCTTAATAAAAAACCGATTTTTATGAGGATGGTTCTTGACCAGGGGTATTATCCTGATGGAATCTATACAGCACCTGATGAAAACTCAATTATAAATGATATAAAAATAGCAAAGGATATGGGATTTAATGGAGCAAGATTACATCAGAAAATTTTTGAACCAATATTCTTATACTGGGCTGATAAACTTGGATATCTTATATGGGGAGAGTATCCGAACTGGGGAATAAAAAATGGAATTAATCATGAATGTTTTGGAATTTTTGTAAAGGAATGGATAGAAAAAATTGAAAGAGATTTCAATCATCCTTCAATAATCGGTTGGTGTCCTTTGAATGAAACAAGTCCATCTCAGGATAACGAACTTGTAAGAACTTTATATAGGATTACGAAAAATATTGATAAAACAAGACCTGTTATAGATACTTCTGGATATGTTCATGTTGAAACAGATATTTATGACTGCCACAACTATAAACAGAATCCAGAAGAGTTTAAAAAAGATTTTGAGCCATTTAAAAAAAATGATACTATCTGGCAGAATTTTCCACAATTTGATGCTCCTTATAAAGGACAGCCATACTGGGTAAGTGAATATGGAGGGATATGGTGGGATGTTGAAGGAAAAAAGAATGGATGGGGATATGGAGAAAGACCAAAAACAGAAAATGACTTTATTGAAAGATACAGAAAACTTACTGAAATACTTTTAAATCATCCTAAAATATGTGGTTTCTGCTATACTCAACTTTATGATGTAGAACAGGAAGTTAATGGACTTTACACATATTCAAGAAAACCAAAATTCAACCCGGAAATAATAAGAAAAATAAATACTCAAAAAGCAGAAATAGAAAAATAA